The genome window ATTACCTATGAACTGTTCCTTCGTAAGGTTGGAGCGAATATCTCCCAGTTCCACGTCTCCCGGAATGGAACGCGGATTCAGGTTTTCCCCTGGTCCTTGCTGCTGCAACCGTTCAGCGGCCTGCTCCAGCTTCTCCGAAGTCACCGCATACGCTTGCCGTATCTCATCATCCGTTGCACCATCCTTGACGTGTACATTACCGACGAGCAACATCTGCTGCTTCACATGGTCGAACACGATAATCTGGTCACAGAACATAAAACGGATGTCATCCATATTTAGATCATCCAGCGCGTGGGCTGGAAGCTTCTCATAATAGGACAGCAGATCATATCCGAAGAAACCAATTGCCCCGCCTGTGAATGGTGGCAGTTCATCATCTTTTGGGCTGCGGTACTTACGCAACAGTGCTTTCAGTTCTTCAATCGGTTTGCCTGGCAATTCACGAGTCTGTCCCGCTTCTTCCACTACAATCCGGCCCTTCTTGGCCGAAATCATCAGGAACGGATCTGTACCGATGAACGAGTATCTCGCCCATTGGATTCCCCCCTCTACACTTTCCAACAGGAATGCCCGGTCGTTGTCAGCAAAACGGCGGAATATTCGAATCGGAGTCTCCATATCTGCCAAAATCCGTTTGACTACCGGAATCAGATTATACTCATTTGACATTTTCAGTACTTGATTAACGTTTGGCGTTATCATCAAATCACGTCCTTTCAGATTTATATAAGTTCAACTAGTGAGGTTTACACTGAACACTCCGATGACAGAACAACCTTCCGATCGCTGTTATCCCCAGAATTTTTTGACTCCCTTTCTAAAGGGAAAATCCGGTGATAAAGGCAAACGCTCCGCTTCATCAGGTTATTTCTGTCCTTTCGGTTTGTGTAAAAAGCTTAGTTGAACCTATAAGGGTAGAAGAAAAAAAATATGTACAAAAAAACCTCTACCATCAGGTAGAGGTTTGGTTATAAGCTGTATTCAACAGGGTGATGCTTCATAAATAACAAGTCCCTATACTTCGCTCTCGGATTATTACAGGTCGCTGAATTGATGCATGTTACATCATCCAATGCGGGAAAATAAATCAGTTATAACAAATCAACTACTCATTCCAATATTTCGTAAAATATGGGAGAGTACATGTTTGTGTTGTACCGATATATATCTACACAAAAGGTGTCCTACGACACATTTGCTGCTTCCCTGTTCCTGTTACAACTTCCGTAGCACGACGTACCGTGAATCAGTTGACCGGTTTCTGTTGCCCCGGTTACCACCCACTGGACTCTGCTATATACTCCACTAGCTCAGCTGCTCTCAGCTCAATCTCTACTCTACTCAACTGGTTCTCACTATACATCATTATGATCGGTTTGACAACCTGCTTCTTTAAGATCCAGAAGGTGCTGCCAGATCCGGACGCAATGCCTGTGCACCGTTCAGATACACATGATGGATTTCGTTCTGAGCTTTGTTTGTATTGACATGTACCATGAATCGAATGCATTGTGCCAATGCACCTTTAACCGGAACTTCCAGCGCACACATCAGTGGTACGAGTTCCCAACCATCCAGTTGGCGTATAGCTTTTGCCGGAAAAGCAGCATCCAGATCCCCAGTTAACGTAATCCACACACTACAGATATCTTCCGGTTGGATCTCATTGCGATCCACGATCTCCTGCAGCAATACAGCCGTTTCTTTCAAAATCTGTTCTTCGTTGTTCTGCGTGACTGTTGTAGCCCCGCGAATTCCCCGTGTGACCATTGCTGTTACTCTCCCTTCCTGAGCATTTCAATGACGTCCCGAACTGTCGACACAGGTACGTCCTTCACAATTCTTGCAGCCCCAATCCGATCAGGAATGATGAACACCATATGACCTTCACGGAATTTTTTGTCATGCATCATCGCTT of Paenibacillus sp. FSL R5-0517 contains these proteins:
- the aroH gene encoding chorismate mutase; the protein is MVTRGIRGATTVTQNNEEQILKETAVLLQEIVDRNEIQPEDICSVWITLTGDLDAAFPAKAIRQLDGWELVPLMCALEVPVKGALAQCIRFMVHVNTNKAQNEIHHVYLNGAQALRPDLAAPSGS